GCGTACGCGTCCAGTTTCGCGTACAGGCCGATTCCGCGACCCTCCTGACGCAGGTAGAGCAGGATCCCGCCCGCTTCGGTGATCCGCTCGGCGGCCTCCCGCAGCTGCGGGCCGCAGTCGCAGCGCTGGCTGCCGAAGACGTCCCCGGTGAGGCACTCGCTGTGCGGGCGGACCAGGGGGTTCGTGGCGTTGCGCCAGTCGCCGAGGCCGAGTGCCAGGTGCTCGCGCCCGTCGGCGAGGCCGATGAAGGTGAACACCTCGGCGGTGGTGTGGTAGCCATCCGGAAACTCCAGTGGCACCGTTACCCGGGTACGGACTCGCGCCGCCGGAGGCCTCACCTGCGCTGTCGCCTGGCCGATCGTCACCGTCATCGCAACCCCCACGGTTGTTGAAGTTTCACCAACACTATTCGCCGGTTGCTCTTGAAACTTCAACGACGATCCGAGTGCGTTACATCACCAGGTAAAAAACTCAGCTCGGCAATGGGGACGGCGAGGTGCCGCGGGCGAACCGAAATCGGGAGCGAGCCCGGACCTCAGCGGACCGCGCCGGGGCAGCGGGCCGGAACGGTAGCGTTCTATGATCGCCCGGCCGCGCGGTGATCGGAACCGCCGGATCGCCCCGGAGGATCCCCATGCGTTACCACGTGCGGCTTGCCGCGCTCGGCATGACCCTGTTCAGCACGGCCTCCGTGGCCGCGTTCGCGTCGCCGGCGCAGGCGGCGTCGGCCGGTACGGCAGCCGTGGTCGAGACGAGCAAGGTGCAGTACAAGGCGGCCAAGGGCAAGCGGAACAAGGTCGTGGTGACCCGCTCGGGAAACAGCATCACGATCGACGACGTCGTGGCGATCACGCCGGGCCGGGGCTGCAAGAAGGTGGACCAGACCAAGGTCCGCTGCACCACGAGGACGGCGCCCACCCGGGTCCG
This window of the Actinoplanes oblitus genome carries:
- a CDS encoding GTP cyclohydrolase II, producing MTVTIGQATAQVRPPAARVRTRVTVPLEFPDGYHTTAEVFTFIGLADGREHLALGLGDWRNATNPLVRPHSECLTGDVFGSQRCDCGPQLREAAERITEAGGILLYLRQEGRGIGLYAKLDAYALQDTGLDTYQANLALGHGEDERDYTAAAQMLHALDVDRIRLLSNNPDKAGQLGDLGVEVTEQIRTGVHLSEANARYLAAKRDHTAHTLDLTGAA